A window of Diadema setosum chromosome 2, eeDiaSeto1, whole genome shotgun sequence contains these coding sequences:
- the LOC140244405 gene encoding uncharacterized protein, whose product MASCITSKYLQLPDCDTSNKPSPLALLVATCQRIGSASRPSSPAAQLQPPRERSPAVEHKASEKVAPARSPRPTLTRSTSPATTTAASTMLPAVSPSEVPSPSAPRSPSYQLPLTPPTTPPQTDTCEPTPSPLRQSPIQVIKHRESTPSELGLTEHSQHHFPYYPVLHAPGLGLSPYPVVVPSTSPLSPYQGACLRQCCPHISSVPPPVYYPHPLLALPPAPLPPPVLPFGVYHHHHDVVDQTACGKIRYHHSHHHQHRLHKTPYSRSTALKEREEDIIDVVTV is encoded by the exons ATGGCGTCGTGCATAACTTCGAAATATCTGCAG CTTCCAGACTGCGACACATCCAATAAGCCAAGTCCCCTTGCCTTACTGGTAGCGACTTGTCAGCGGATCGGCTCTGCCTCGAGGCCTTCATCACCGGCTGCTCAACTCCAGCCGCCCAGGGAGAGGTCCCCCGCCGTGGAACACAAAGCCTCCGAGAAGGTAGCTCCTGCTCGATCGCCTAGGCCGACTCTCACTCGATCTACCTCGCCAGCTACCACCACTGCTGCGAGCACGATGCTGCCAGCGGTGTCCCCGTCCGAAGTACCATCGCCAAGTGCGCCGAGATCGCCAAGCTACCAGCTACCACTCACTCCACCCACCACACCCCCTCAAACAGATACGTGTGAGCCGACGCCATCACCCCTGCGACAATCTCCCATCCAGGTCATCAAACACCGGGAGAGCACGCCATCTGAACTTGGTCTCACCGAGCACTCCCAGCATCATTTCCCATACTACCCCGTCTTGCATGCCCCGGGACTCGGCCTTTCGCCATATCCGGTTGTGGTTCCTTCTACCAGTCCCCTCTCTCCGTATCAGGGTGCATGTCTGCGCCAGTGCTGCCCCCACATCTCCTCCGTACCGCCTCCGGTCTACTACCCTCACCCCCTCCTCGCGTTGCCGCCAGCGCCTCTGCCTCCACCAGTACTACCATTCGGCGTGtaccatcaccatcatgatGTCGTGGACCAGACAGCGTGTGGAAAGATCCGCTACCACCACAgccatcaccatcaacatcgtCTCCACAAGACACCCTACTCTCGCAGCACAGCTCTGAAGGAACGAGAAGAGGACATCATTGACGTTGTCACGGTGTAG